In the genome of Diaphorobacter sp. HDW4A, the window CCAGCCCTTGCCGCTGTCGTACTTGATGCTCGGGCCGATGGCGAGCGCCCTGCCCTTGTTGTGGGCCACGGTACTGCCATGCAGCTTGTCGTTGCTGACCTGCTGATAGAGATAGCCGCCCACGCCCGCCACAAAGCCGTTGCCGAAGCCCCAGCCCACCGAGTAGTCGGCGATGAATTCCTGGCCCGAGCGGTAGTCGGTGTCGGAGTTCTTGAAGTTGAAGGTGTACATGCCCTTCACATCGGCATTCAGGCCGCTCTTGTCCATGTAGCTGAAACCAGCCACCGGTTGCACGGCCCAGTAGTTGCGGCCGATGTTGGCGATGTTCTTCTTGTCGTAGTCGCCCGTGGGCGCATAGATGTCGAGTGCCAGCAGCGTGTGCATTTTGTCGCTCAGATGCCAGCCAAGCGCTGGGCCGAAGGTGATGTCGCCAATGCCAGTCTTGTGCTGCGAGATGCCGGGCACGGGCGTGACCTTCAGATCGACCAGCGGTATGATGGCATGGAACGCGAGCGATGCGCCCACAATCGTTTCTTTCGTCACCCACACCAAGCGCGGCGCGATCACGTTGGCGCGCACCTTGAAGCCGTTGGGAGTCACCGTGTTGCCATTGTTGTCACGCACCTTGTCGGCGCTGTAGACCTGCCCGAAGGCCATGCCGTAGAGGCCCGGCGGGGGCAGTGCGCAGCAAGCGTAGTTTTCCACGCCAACGGGGTAGATGCTACCGCCGCCTTCGGTGGCTTGTGCCATGCAGCAGACCAGCAGCGCGCAGGCTCCCGCCACAGCCGACAGCGCGGCCGTTGTGTGTGATTTCATGTTTGTCTCCTTGGCGTTTGTCTGTTTCGAAGCTTGGGGTAGGTTTGAATCACTGCTGCAGCAGCGACATCGCGCCGCCTACGGGAATGTTGGTG includes:
- a CDS encoding transporter, which gives rise to MKSHTTAALSAVAGACALLVCCMAQATEGGGSIYPVGVENYACCALPPPGLYGMAFGQVYSADKVRDNNGNTVTPNGFKVRANVIAPRLVWVTKETIVGASLAFHAIIPLVDLKVTPVPGISQHKTGIGDITFGPALGWHLSDKMHTLLALDIYAPTGDYDKKNIANIGRNYWAVQPVAGFSYMDKSGLNADVKGMYTFNFKNSDTDYRSGQEFIADYSVGWGFGNGFVAGVGGYLYQQVSNDKLHGSTVAHNKGRALAIGPSIKYDSGKGWFITAKYQMETNVRNRADGKAFWVKAVVPF